A window of the Phaseolus vulgaris cultivar G19833 chromosome 5, P. vulgaris v2.0, whole genome shotgun sequence genome harbors these coding sequences:
- the LOC137835271 gene encoding probable hexosyltransferase MUCI70 yields the protein MSGVSLGVRTGSYGALQNGNVSVPMLVRRPSKTLLYNPREKERGFFFICRLLGRGRVAMLLMFALGLCVFVFGCFTVYKGGSITSEIEDTRSYAITRYEILRPRGVVEDKSQDSNSSRLLSLTSRYRSTSRPPPAPNSLSLSKSKGKRVYFPTWRHRCDRFAFPPPPPVDRRRTGPRPCPVCYIPVKQAVASMPISPSKSPILRSLTYVHDENSIKSERHGGSDFGGYPSLEERDAAFDIKETMTVHCGFVKGSRPGRLTGFDFDEADLLELDKYHDVIVASAIFGNYDVIQQPRNISSEAKRNIPFYMFIDEETEMYMKNASILSSSRRVGLWRIIVVHNIPYADSRRNGKVPKLLLHRIFPNARYSIWIDGKLQLVVDPYQVLERFLWRPNATFAISRHYRRFDVFVEAEANKVAGKYENGSIDNQIQFYKVYDGLTHYSRDKLPITSDVPEGCVIIREHIPITNLFTCLWFNEVDRFTSRDQLSFSTVRDKIMAKTGWSINMFMDCERRNFVIQGYHRDILEQMPPPAVVTRRPSVPASYYNKFHLRNHPRRGRGERRSGSNHHHRVFGTVMNHILI from the exons ATGAGTGGGGTGTCATTGGGTGTGCGCACGGGGAGCTATGGTGCGCTACAAAACGGCAACGTTTCTGTGCCCATGCTTGTGCGTAGACCTTCAAAGACGCTCCTCTACAACCCCAGAGAGAAAGAGAGgggtttcttttttatttgccGGCTCCTTGGGCGAGGCAGGGTCGCAATGCTCCTCATGTTTGCCCTTGGCCTTTGTGTTTTCGTTTTTGGCTGTTTTACTGTTTACAAAG GTGGAAGTATCACGAGTGAAATTGAAGATACGAGATCTTATGCCATTACTAGGTATGAAATTTTAAGACCCAGAGGAGTAGTAGAAGATAAGTCCCAGGATAGTAATTCTTCTAGACTGTTGTCATTGACAAGTAGATACAGAAGCACATCTAGGCCACCTCCTGCTCCTAATTCATTGTCCTTGTCCAAGTCTAAAGGCAAAAGGGTATATTTTCCTACTTGGCGGCATCGTTGTGACCGTTTTGCATTtcctcctcctccaccagtTGATAGAAGACGAACTGGACCACGCC CATGCCCTGTGTGTTATATTCCAGTGAAGCAAGCTGTAGCTAGTATGCCAATTTCCCCATCAAAATCTCCTATACTTCGTAGTCTGACATATGTGCATGatgaaaattcaattaaaagtGAACGACATGGTGGCTCTGATTTTGGTGGATACCCTTCTCTGGAAGAAAGGGATGCTGCTTTTGATATCAAAGAGACGATGACAGTGCACTGCGG ATTTGTCAAAGGAAGCAGACCTGGTCGCCTGACTGGATTTGATTTTGACGAGGCTGATCTCTTAGAGTTGGATAAGTACCATGATGTCATTGTTGCATCTGCCATATTTG GAAACTATGATGTTATACAGCAGCCCAGGAACATCAGTTCAGAAGCAAAGAGAAACATTCCTTTCTATATGTTCATTGATGAAGAAACAGAAATGTATATGAAGAATGCCAGCATTTTGAGTAGCAGCAGGAGAGTTGGATTATGGAGAATCATTGTTGTCCATAATATTCCTTACGCTGATTCTCGGCGTAACGGAAAG GTTCCAAAGCTTCTTTTACACAGGATCTTCCCTAATGCCCGATATTCTATATGGATTGATGGGAAACTTCAGCTCGTTGTGGACCCATATCAAGTTCTTGAGAG GTTCTTGTGGCGCCCAAATGCTACTTTTGCGATTTCAAGACACTATAGACGCTTTGATGTATTTGTTGAAGCTGAGGCTAATAAAGTTGCTGGAAAATATGAAAATGGTTCCATTGATAaccaaattcaattttataaagtcTACGATGGTTTAACTCATTATTCCAGAGACAAGCTTCCTATAACTAGTg ATGTTCCTGAAGGGTGTGTTATCATAAGAGAGCACATTCCAATTACAAATCTATTTACTTGCTTATGGTTCAACGAAGTTGATCGCTTTACTTCCAGGGATCAATTAAGCTTTTCCACAGTAAGAGACAAAATAATGGCAAAAACTGGTTGGAGTATTAACATGTTTATGGATTGTGAAAGACGTAACTTTGTGATACAG GGTTACCATAGAGACATATTGGAACAGATGCCTCCACCAGCTGTTGTAACCCGGCGTCCTAGTGTACCTGCTTCTTATTATAACAAGTTTCATTTGAGGAATCATCCCAGACGTGGCAGAGGAGAAAGGAGATCAGGTTCAAATCATCATCACAGAGTATTCGGCACTGTTATGAACCACATTTTGATTTAG